The genomic stretch CCTGGTCCTGGCCTGGTCGGGGCACCGCGGCGACGAGCTGCTCCTGCCCGCCGTGGCGGCCATGGGGGCGCTGGGGATCGTCATGCTGAACCGCCTGCCGCAGGACCTGGCCGGCAACCCGGCTTTCAACCTGGGGATGGTGGGCACCCAGTTGGTCTGGTTCGGGATCGGCCTGGCCGCCATGTTGGTGGTGGCGATCGGGGTCCGCGACGACGGATTCCTGCGCCACTACAAGTACAGCTGGGGCCTCCTGGCCGCGGTTCTGCTGGTGGTCACGCTGCTGTTCGGAGCCGAAGTCAACGGGGCGCGGCTGTGGATCGTGATCGGCCCCTTCGGCTTCCAGCCCTCGGAAGCGATCAAGGTCATGCTCGTTGTCTTCCTCGCGGGCTACCTGGCGGAGAATCGGGCGGTGCTGGCCGGGGCCAGCCTGCGACTCGGCCCGGTTGCCCTGCCGCCCATCCCGTACCTGGCCCCCATGCTGGTGGTGTTCGCGGCGGTGATGCTGGTGGTCGTCGTCAGCCGCGACCTGGGCACCGCGCTCCTGTTCTTCGGCGTATTTCTGACCATGCTATTCGTGGCCACCGGGCGGCGCACATACGTGCTGTTCGGCGCGGTGCTGTTCGTGGTCGGAGCCGGTGTTGCCTACCTGCTGTTCCCGCATGTCCAAGAGCGGATTGACACCTGGATCGACCCATGGGCCGATCCGAACGGTACCGGCTACCAGGCCGTGCAGGCCATCTACGCGTTCGCGCGTGGCGGGCTGCTGGGTGAGGGTCTGGGCCAGGGCCTGCCCCAGGTAGACGGCCGCCTGCCAATCCCCGCCGTTCACACCGACATGATCTTTGCCGCGATTGGCGAGGAGCTAGGCCTGCTGGGTGGGGTCGCGATGCTGGGGCTGGTGGCAGTGATCATGACCCGCGGCCTGCGGATCGCGGTCTTGGCCCGCGACGACTTCAGCACCATGCTGGCCACCGGGCTGGCGGCCGGCCTTGTGCTCCAGAGCCTGATCATCATCGGCGGCAACCTCAAGGTCGTGCCGCTGACGGGGATCACGTTGCCCTTCGTCAGCTACGGCGGCTCCAGCCTGCTCGCCAGCTTCGTGGTGGTCGGGCTGCTGCTGTCCATCAGCCATCGGTCGATCGAGGCAGACCGGGCGGAATCGGCTGAATTCGGGGAATCAGCGGAGCCGGAAGGGCGCCCCGGATGATCGCGCGACACCTGCCACGCCTGGGAACGGCGATGCTGGCCGGCTTCGCCGTGCTGGCCCTGGCCATGTCGTGGTGGCAGGTCGTGCTGGCCTCGCCGCTCGAGGCTCGGCCGGACAACCCCGCACTCATCGCCGCCCATCGGAGCGAGCCGCGCGGCACGATCTTCGACACCAACGGGACCGTGATGGCCTCTACCACCGTCGTGGACGGCATCGCCCGTCGGGCGTACGCCGATCCTGCCTCGACCCACCTGGTCGGGTATGCCTCGTTCCGATACGGCACCTCGGGCATCGAACGCGCCTGGGACGAGCTGCTGATTGGGCTGCGCGACCCGAATCCGCTGCACGACGTGGTCAATGACGTCCTGCAGCGGCCGCCGCAACCTCACGACCTGATGCTCACCGTCGACGCGCGGCTGCAGTCCTTCGCCGCCGCCCAGCTGGCGGGAAGCGTGGGGGCCGTCGTCGCGCTCGACCCGACAACCGGGGCGGTACTGGCCATGACCTCCAGCCCGACCTTCGACGCCAGCGCGATCAGCGGCGACCCTCTGGACGCCGAGGGGCCGTGGAGCGCGCTCCAGCAAGATCCCGGGGCGCCATTCGTGGATCGCGCCCGCAACGGGGTCTACGTCCCCGGCTCGATCATGAAGGTGGTCACCGCCGCCGCCGCCCTGGAGGCGGGCGCCATCACCCCGCAGACGACCTTCCCCACCCAGCCCCAGGAGGAGGTCAGCGGACTGGTGGTGAGCGGTTTCACGATCACCGAGCACGACCTTGCCGGCGTCCAGCCCGCCCTGTGGGACCTTTCACCGGCGATGCAGATCTCGAGCAACATCTATTTCGCCCACGTCGGGCTGGAGCTGGGCCAGGGTCCCTACCTCGCCGGTGCCTCGGCCTTCGGTTTCTGCGAGGACCTGCGGGTTGGCCCGGCGGATCACGCCCTGCCGGTCTCCGCGTCCTCGGTGACTGCTCTCACCGAGGATGGATGCGAGAGCTTCGTGGATGACGCCGAGCTGGCGTCGGCCGCGTTCGGGCAGGCGCGCGTGACGGCGACGCCGCTCCAGATGGCGCTGGTGGCGGCCACCATCGCCAACCAGGGCGTGATGCTGGACCCGTTCGTCGTGCGCGAGGTCCAGGCCCCGGATCCATCGGGAACCCCGGGCCAGATCACGGCCACCTACAGCAGCCCGGGCCGGCGGACGGTGGTCAGCCCCCAAACCGCCGAGGCGGTGCGAGCCGTGATGGTCGACGCGGTCCATGGGCCGCTGGGCGTCCCATACGCGGGTGCCGCGAACGTGGCGATCTACGGGATCGGCGGGGTCCAGACCGCCGGCAAGACCGGCACGGCCCAGCGGGGCGGCGACCTTCCGCCCCACTCGTGGTTCATCGGTTTCGCGGCCGCCCAGCCGGGCGCCGCGCCCAGCATCGCCCTTGCGGTCATCGTGGAGGGCGCCGGCCCCGGATCCGCGACGGCGGCGCCCATCGGCGGGCGGGTCATGGCGGAGTGGCTCCGGCTCATCGGCTCCTGAACCGCGTGACCGCCGGCTGGGGTATTGTCAGGCGACCGAACCTCGCCACCAGGAGTGCGCCTTGAACGTCCAGGAACCGGCAGAGCGGACCATCGGCAACATCGAGCGGGTCATCGTCGGTAAGCACGCTGAGGTCCGGCTGGCCCTGGTGGCGCTCCTGTGCGAAGGCCACATCCTGATCGAGGACGTGCCCGGGGTCGGCAAGACGATGCTCGCCAAGGCCCTGAGCCGCAGTGTGGGATGCACGTTCCGTCGTATCCAATTCACCCCGGACCTCCTGCCCTCGGACGTCACGGGGCTGTCGATCTTCAACCAGAAGACCCAGGATTTCGAGTTCCGCCCCGGGCCGATCATGGCCCAGGTCGTCCTGGCCGACGAGATCAACCGAGCCACGCCCAAGACCCAGAGCGCGCTGCTCGAATGCATGGAGGAGCGGCAGGCCACGATCGATGGCGTGAGCTACCCGATGCAGAGGCCGTTCCTGGTCATCGCCACCCAGAACCCGATCGAGTACGAGGGCACGTTCGCCCTGCCCGAGGCCCAGCTCGACCGCTTCCTGCTGCGCATCCGGCTCGGGTATCCGAAGCCGATGGAGGAGCTCGTCATCCTCGACGAGCAGAAACGCCTGCACCCGATCGAGTCGGTCCAGCAGGTCCTGCCCCTGGATGAGCTGCGCCAGATGCAGGTCGGCGTGAAGGAGATCTACGTCGATCAGGGCGTGGCCGACTACATCGTTCGGCTGGTGGGCGCTACCCGCGAGCACGCCGACGTGTACCTCGGGGCGTCGCCGCGCGGGTCGCTCCACCTGTACAAGGCGGCGCAGGCACTGGCCGCCGTCAACGGACGGGACTACGTCATCCCCGACGACGTCAAGCAGCTCGCGGTCCCGGTGCTCGGCCACCGGCTGATCGTGCGCAGCCAGGCCTCGCTGCGCGAGGTCGACAACGACGCCATCGTGCGCGAGGTGCTCTCCACGGTGCCCATCGCCGAGCCGTCTGAGGCCGGCACGCCGGCCTAGGCCGGCCTCGCCGCAGACCCGGACCGCGATGGGTCAGATCGGGCGCCGGCTGCCGGTGATCTTCATCGCCACCGTCCTCGTGGTGGCGGCCTTCAGCACCGGTATCAGCGTCCTGTTCTTTCTTGTCTACCTCGCCGGCGCCCTGATCATCGGTTCCTGGTGGTACGCGCGGCGCGGGCTGGGCGGCGTCCGCGCGGGCTATCACGTGCTGAACCCGCGAGCCCAGGTCGGAGAGGTCCTGCACGCGGTGTATCGCATCGACAACGACGCGGGCTGGAGCAAGCCCTGGCTTGAGGTCACCAATGACTCAACGCTCCCGATCGGCCTCCCGGGTCGGGTGATCGGGGTCCGGGCCGAGTCCAGCCGCCAGTGGCTGTCCAAGGTCTCGCTGACCCGCCGCGGGACGTATCGCATCGGTCCGGTGAAGGTCCGCACCGGGGACCCATTCGGGCTGTTCACGTCGGAGATGGTGGTGGGCCGGCCCACCACGGTGGTGGTCTTTCCGAAGCTCTTCGAGCTGCCCCACTGGCGCCTCCCGCCCGCTCCCATCGAGGGGACGTCGTCTGCCCGTCGCCGCCGGGAGACGGCTTCGCCCCTGGCGGCGACCATCCGCCCGTACGCGCCGGGCGACGCGATCAACCGCATCCACTGGCTCAGCAGCGTCCGCCACGGCGAGCTCCAGGTCAAAGAGTTCGATCCGGAGCAGGCGGCCGATCTGTGGATGCTGCTGGACCTCGAGCGCGCGGCACACGTGGGAACCGGGGACGGCTCGTCGGTCGAACTTGCGGTCAGCGTCGCGGCGTCGATCGCGGTCCGGACCCTGGCCGACAACCGGTCCGTGGGGCTGACCGCCTCCGCCCGTCGGGCCCAGGTCCTGACGCCGGACCGCGGGTCGCGGGTGGAGCAGAAGATCCTCCATCTGCTGGCCAACGTCCAGGCCGACGGTCTCCAGCCCCTGGCCGAGGTGGTGGCCGCCAGCCTGCCCCAGTTCCGGCGGGGGATGACCGTGTGCATCGTGACCGGCTCCACGCGGCGGGAGTGGGTGCGCCCGCTCTCCAGCCTGGCGCGACGGGGAGTGGGGGCGATTGCGGTGCTGGTTGACCTCGACTCGTTCGCCGCCGCCGACTCCCCAACCGCGAGCTCGGGTCCCCGCGAGCTGAACGCCGTCCGCCACGCGCTGAGCGAGTACGGATTTGCCCACGTCGTTCTGCGCGCCGGCGATGACCCGGCACGGGTGCTGGTCACTCGGGAGCGCGTCCGTGCTTGACGAACCGGTCGAGGTTCGGCGGACGCTGCGGGGCCCGCGCGAGGGCTGGCTGAGCGTCGCCCTGCTGGGGGTCATGCTGCTCAGCCTGTGCTGGGCGGTGCAGTCTGCAGGCTGGCTCGATCAGCTCGACTTCCTGCCACCGGTCGCGATCTGGGCCCTGATCGGGGGACTGGGCCTCGGCACCAGCCGCCTGTCAGTGTCCGTCACGATCCCCCTGGCGGCGGTTTCCGGGGCAGCGATCGTGCTGTGGACCGTTGGTGGGGAGTACTTCCCGGAGCTCGACCAGCTCGGGCGCCTGGATGCCATGCGCGGAACCGGCATCGATGCGGCGGTGACTGCGTACCGCTTCGGGAGCATTCAGTCGGCGGTCGTCCTGGCCCTGGCCATTGGGGCGCTGATGTGGGTCACCGCCTACACGGCCGCGTTCGCGGTGTACCGCCGCCACCACGTCCTGGACGCCATCCTGCTGATCGGCGCATTCCTGGTGATCAACCTGGTTGCCACGGTCCGCGACCTGTTCGGCCTCCTGATCCTGTTTGCCATGGCCGCGATGTTGCTCTGGCTGCGGGCCGCACTCGTCGAGCGGCGGTCCGGCTGGCAGCAGCGCCGGGTGAGCGAGAACCTCGACGTGCCGGCTTCGATCATGCGCAGCGGCGTCGTGTTCACGTTCGCGGCCATCGGCC from Chloroflexota bacterium encodes the following:
- a CDS encoding MoxR family ATPase, whose translation is MNVQEPAERTIGNIERVIVGKHAEVRLALVALLCEGHILIEDVPGVGKTMLAKALSRSVGCTFRRIQFTPDLLPSDVTGLSIFNQKTQDFEFRPGPIMAQVVLADEINRATPKTQSALLECMEERQATIDGVSYPMQRPFLVIATQNPIEYEGTFALPEAQLDRFLLRIRLGYPKPMEELVILDEQKRLHPIESVQQVLPLDELRQMQVGVKEIYVDQGVADYIVRLVGATREHADVYLGASPRGSLHLYKAAQALAAVNGRDYVIPDDVKQLAVPVLGHRLIVRSQASLREVDNDAIVREVLSTVPIAEPSEAGTPA
- a CDS encoding penicillin-binding transpeptidase domain-containing protein encodes the protein MIARHLPRLGTAMLAGFAVLALAMSWWQVVLASPLEARPDNPALIAAHRSEPRGTIFDTNGTVMASTTVVDGIARRAYADPASTHLVGYASFRYGTSGIERAWDELLIGLRDPNPLHDVVNDVLQRPPQPHDLMLTVDARLQSFAAAQLAGSVGAVVALDPTTGAVLAMTSSPTFDASAISGDPLDAEGPWSALQQDPGAPFVDRARNGVYVPGSIMKVVTAAAALEAGAITPQTTFPTQPQEEVSGLVVSGFTITEHDLAGVQPALWDLSPAMQISSNIYFAHVGLELGQGPYLAGASAFGFCEDLRVGPADHALPVSASSVTALTEDGCESFVDDAELASAAFGQARVTATPLQMALVAATIANQGVMLDPFVVREVQAPDPSGTPGQITATYSSPGRRTVVSPQTAEAVRAVMVDAVHGPLGVPYAGAANVAIYGIGGVQTAGKTGTAQRGGDLPPHSWFIGFAAAQPGAAPSIALAVIVEGAGPGSATAAPIGGRVMAEWLRLIGS
- a CDS encoding FtsW/RodA/SpoVE family cell cycle protein, whose translation is MYRLAARRIELGLLIPVLLLVPLGVVVTHIAQSGLAEPGPLAVAIVFVGLMLGAHLVLAWSGHRGDELLLPAVAAMGALGIVMLNRLPQDLAGNPAFNLGMVGTQLVWFGIGLAAMLVVAIGVRDDGFLRHYKYSWGLLAAVLLVVTLLFGAEVNGARLWIVIGPFGFQPSEAIKVMLVVFLAGYLAENRAVLAGASLRLGPVALPPIPYLAPMLVVFAAVMLVVVVSRDLGTALLFFGVFLTMLFVATGRRTYVLFGAVLFVVGAGVAYLLFPHVQERIDTWIDPWADPNGTGYQAVQAIYAFARGGLLGEGLGQGLPQVDGRLPIPAVHTDMIFAAIGEELGLLGGVAMLGLVAVIMTRGLRIAVLARDDFSTMLATGLAAGLVLQSLIIIGGNLKVVPLTGITLPFVSYGGSSLLASFVVVGLLLSISHRSIEADRAESAEFGESAEPEGRPG
- a CDS encoding DUF58 domain-containing protein, whose amino-acid sequence is MGQIGRRLPVIFIATVLVVAAFSTGISVLFFLVYLAGALIIGSWWYARRGLGGVRAGYHVLNPRAQVGEVLHAVYRIDNDAGWSKPWLEVTNDSTLPIGLPGRVIGVRAESSRQWLSKVSLTRRGTYRIGPVKVRTGDPFGLFTSEMVVGRPTTVVVFPKLFELPHWRLPPAPIEGTSSARRRRETASPLAATIRPYAPGDAINRIHWLSSVRHGELQVKEFDPEQAADLWMLLDLERAAHVGTGDGSSVELAVSVAASIAVRTLADNRSVGLTASARRAQVLTPDRGSRVEQKILHLLANVQADGLQPLAEVVAASLPQFRRGMTVCIVTGSTRREWVRPLSSLARRGVGAIAVLVDLDSFAAADSPTASSGPRELNAVRHALSEYGFAHVVLRAGDDPARVLVTRERVRA